One window of Kiritimatiellia bacterium genomic DNA carries:
- a CDS encoding type II toxin-antitoxin system VapC family toxin — protein sequence MIVVDVNALAYLWIPGEMTDFAEKALARDPRWAAPLLWRSEFRSILAGYLRRGALDRATADRCLHGAESQLAGREYVIPSELVMRKVAESRCSAYDCEYAALAEDLNVKLVTSDRQLLAEFPALTASLKAFAGGK from the coding sequence GTGATCGTGGTGGACGTCAACGCGCTGGCGTACCTCTGGATCCCCGGCGAGATGACCGACTTCGCGGAAAAAGCGCTGGCGCGGGACCCTCGCTGGGCCGCCCCCCTCCTCTGGCGATCCGAGTTCCGCAGCATACTGGCCGGATACTTGCGCCGCGGCGCCCTGGACCGGGCGACGGCCGATCGGTGCCTCCACGGGGCCGAGTCGCAGCTCGCCGGTCGCGAGTATGTGATTCCCTCGGAATTGGTCATGAGGAAAGTGGCGGAATCCCGATGCTCCGCTTATGATTGCGAATACGCGGCCCTGGCGGAAGACCTGAACGTGAAGCTGGTGACGTCCGACCGGCAGCTCCTGGCGGAGTTCCCTGCGCTGACGGCCAGCCTCAAGGCCTTTGCCGGCGGGAAATAA